The following proteins are encoded in a genomic region of Deltaproteobacteria bacterium:
- a CDS encoding efflux RND transporter permease subunit, with the protein MAASPSAEPKLGLAGRLARLFIESRLTVLFVLGAVLLGVVAVQLTPREEEPQIVVPMVDVAVPLPGASAREVESQVTTPLERQLWGIPGVEYVYSTSEAGQALITVRFKVNQPLEPSVVKVRQELAAHPELLPSAAQPPTVRVLSVDDVPFMTLTLHGDQPPGVLRQLGETVARQLAEVPDTAQVHVVGGARRQVRVEPDPDKLRSAGVTFAQLRQALQAADADLPAGAAVAHDQRTTLEADALVRSASELERLVVASPNGHPVYLSDVATVRDGPEPEPAIALFASKQGQGFEPAVTISVAKRIGANATALAGQVDKKLETLHGTIVPRSVGVSVTRNYGETAGEKSTELIEHLLIATVSVIALILVAMGWRSAVVVGITVPVTLALTLLLSYLLGYTLNRVTLFALIFSIGILVDDAIVVMENIHRHLHLPDRKKGLVRTVIDAVDEVGNPTILATFAVIAAILPMAFVRGLMGPYMRPIPVGASLAMLFSLVIAFVVSPWASLKLFGRRQKHAKPEHHEEPAREGKPTRAYRWLMRHLLASAPARWGFLGAVVALFVGAASLVATGHVKVKMLPFDNKSEFQVQLDLPPGTPQQDALAAGQRLARRLLQEPEVHDVEVYSGDAAPFTFVGLVRHSFLRSAPEQVDLQVNLVPKGERKAQSHAIVTRLRPELEQITGPLHARMKLVEIPPGPPVLDTMVAEVYGPDATSRDALAGKVRELFQTTPGLVDIDSSLNETAPRDRLVVDREKAALHGVAPASVAQVLSLAGQGQALGAFHVEGGSTQVPVVMQLPVGQRSDTRNLLALEVPGARGPVPLGELVRVESGREDRPIFHKNLMPVSYVFGDLAKQIESPVYALSALNAKLDDLEHATGEHIERYGLSHPLDTEHRSLKWDGEWHVTLEVFRDLGLAFAAVLVLIFVMVVGWFESFSVPWVILVPIPLSLIGILPAHMLLGAFFTATSMIGFIAGAGIIVRNSIILVDFIELKVREGLPLAKAVEEAGVVRFRPMLLTAAAVLVGSAVMLADPIFQGLAISLMAGEVAATLLSRIAVPVLYFVVARRGRAAQLARETPPVTPTPAAEMPGLQELHA; encoded by the coding sequence ATGGCAGCTAGCCCTTCCGCAGAACCCAAGCTCGGCCTCGCCGGCCGGCTGGCGCGGCTCTTCATCGAGAGCCGGCTCACGGTGCTCTTCGTCCTCGGGGCGGTGCTGCTGGGCGTGGTCGCAGTCCAGCTCACGCCCCGCGAAGAGGAGCCGCAGATCGTCGTGCCCATGGTGGACGTGGCCGTCCCACTTCCCGGCGCGAGCGCGCGCGAGGTGGAGAGCCAGGTCACCACCCCGCTCGAGCGGCAGCTCTGGGGCATCCCCGGCGTGGAGTACGTCTACAGCACCAGCGAGGCGGGCCAGGCGCTCATCACCGTCCGCTTCAAGGTGAACCAGCCCCTCGAGCCGAGCGTGGTGAAGGTGCGGCAGGAGCTCGCGGCCCACCCGGAGCTGCTGCCCAGCGCAGCGCAGCCGCCCACGGTGCGCGTGCTCTCCGTCGACGACGTGCCCTTCATGACCCTCACCCTGCACGGCGACCAGCCGCCGGGCGTGCTGCGTCAGCTGGGCGAGACCGTGGCCCGGCAGCTCGCCGAGGTGCCCGACACGGCGCAGGTGCACGTGGTGGGCGGCGCGCGTCGTCAGGTCCGCGTGGAGCCCGACCCGGACAAGCTGCGCTCGGCGGGCGTGACCTTCGCCCAGCTCCGCCAGGCGCTGCAGGCAGCCGACGCGGACCTCCCTGCGGGCGCAGCCGTGGCGCACGACCAGCGCACCACCCTCGAGGCCGACGCTTTGGTGCGCAGCGCCTCGGAGCTCGAGCGCCTGGTGGTGGCGAGCCCCAACGGCCACCCGGTCTACCTCTCCGACGTGGCCACGGTGCGTGATGGCCCCGAGCCGGAGCCGGCCATCGCGCTCTTCGCGTCCAAGCAGGGCCAGGGCTTCGAGCCCGCCGTGACCATCTCCGTGGCCAAGCGCATTGGCGCCAACGCCACCGCGCTCGCAGGGCAGGTGGACAAGAAGCTGGAGACGCTCCACGGAACGATCGTCCCGCGCAGCGTGGGCGTGAGCGTGACCCGCAACTACGGCGAGACCGCCGGCGAGAAGTCGACGGAGCTCATCGAGCACCTGCTCATCGCCACCGTCTCGGTGATCGCCCTCATCCTGGTGGCGATGGGCTGGCGCTCGGCGGTGGTGGTGGGCATCACCGTGCCCGTGACCCTCGCGCTGACGCTGCTGCTCAGCTACCTGCTCGGCTACACGCTCAACCGGGTCACGCTCTTCGCGCTCATCTTCTCCATCGGCATCCTCGTGGACGACGCCATCGTGGTGATGGAGAACATCCACCGCCACCTGCACCTCCCGGATCGCAAGAAGGGCCTGGTGCGCACGGTCATCGACGCGGTGGACGAGGTGGGCAACCCCACCATCCTGGCGACGTTCGCGGTGATCGCCGCGATCCTGCCCATGGCGTTCGTGCGCGGGCTGATGGGCCCGTACATGCGGCCCATCCCCGTGGGCGCGAGCCTGGCCATGCTCTTCTCGCTGGTCATCGCCTTCGTGGTGAGCCCCTGGGCGTCGCTCAAGCTCTTCGGCCGACGGCAGAAGCACGCCAAGCCGGAGCACCACGAGGAGCCCGCGCGCGAGGGGAAGCCCACGCGCGCCTACCGCTGGCTGATGCGGCACCTGCTCGCCTCGGCGCCTGCGCGCTGGGGCTTCCTGGGCGCGGTGGTGGCGCTCTTCGTGGGCGCGGCGAGCCTGGTGGCCACGGGGCACGTGAAGGTGAAGATGCTGCCCTTCGACAACAAGTCGGAGTTCCAGGTGCAGCTCGACCTGCCCCCGGGCACGCCGCAGCAGGACGCGCTCGCCGCGGGCCAGAGGCTCGCGCGGCGCCTGCTGCAAGAGCCCGAGGTACACGACGTGGAGGTCTACTCCGGCGACGCCGCGCCCTTCACCTTCGTGGGCCTGGTGCGCCACAGCTTCCTGCGCAGCGCTCCCGAGCAGGTGGACCTGCAAGTGAACCTGGTGCCCAAGGGCGAGCGCAAGGCGCAGAGCCACGCCATCGTCACCCGGCTGCGGCCGGAGCTGGAGCAGATCACCGGGCCGCTGCACGCGCGCATGAAGCTGGTGGAGATCCCGCCCGGGCCGCCGGTGCTGGACACGATGGTCGCCGAGGTCTACGGCCCCGACGCCACGTCACGCGACGCGCTCGCGGGCAAGGTGCGCGAGCTCTTTCAGACCACGCCGGGCCTGGTGGACATCGACTCCTCGCTGAACGAGACCGCGCCGCGCGACCGGCTGGTGGTGGACCGGGAGAAGGCCGCGCTCCATGGCGTGGCCCCGGCATCGGTGGCGCAGGTGCTGTCGCTCGCGGGTCAGGGCCAGGCGCTCGGCGCGTTCCACGTCGAGGGCGGCTCCACCCAGGTGCCGGTGGTGATGCAGCTGCCGGTGGGTCAGCGCAGCGACACGCGCAACCTGCTCGCGCTCGAGGTCCCCGGCGCGCGCGGTCCGGTGCCGCTCGGCGAGCTGGTGCGCGTGGAGTCGGGCCGTGAGGACCGGCCCATCTTCCACAAGAACCTCATGCCGGTGAGCTACGTCTTTGGCGACCTGGCCAAGCAGATCGAGAGCCCGGTGTACGCGCTCTCCGCGCTCAACGCCAAGCTCGACGACCTCGAGCACGCCACGGGCGAGCACATCGAGCGCTACGGCCTCTCCCACCCCCTGGACACCGAGCACCGCAGCCTCAAGTGGGACGGCGAGTGGCACGTGACCCTGGAGGTCTTCCGCGACCTGGGGCTCGCGTTCGCCGCCGTGCTGGTCCTGATCTTCGTGATGGTGGTGGGCTGGTTCGAGAGCTTCTCGGTGCCCTGGGTGATCCTCGTGCCCATCCCGCTGAGCCTCATCGGCATCCTGCCCGCGCACATGCTCCTCGGCGCGTTCTTCACGGCCACGAGCATGATCGGCTTCATCGCCGGCGCGGGGATCATCGTCCGCAACAGCATCATCCTCGTGGACTTCATCGAGCTGAAGGTGCGCGAGGGGCTCCCGCTCGCCAAGGCGGTGGAGGAGGCGGGCGTGGTGCGCTTCCGGCCGATGCTGCTCACCGCCGCCGCGGTCCTGGTGGGCAGCGCGGTGATGCTCGCCGACCCCATCTTCCAGGGGCTCGCCATCAGCCTCATGGCTGGCGAGGTGGCCGCGACGCTGCTCTCGCGGATCGCCGTGCCCGTCCTCTACTTCGTGGTCGCGCGCCGCGGCCGGGCGGCCCAGCTCGCGCGCGAGACGCCGCCCGTAACCCCAACCCCCGCGGCCGAGATGCCCGGGCTTCAGGAGCTGCACGCATGA
- a CDS encoding efflux RND transporter periplasmic adaptor subunit encodes MPATPFKRPSVFLALAGLLGSAWALNRPAARAAEPRPIERTHVRLVAPRLAADVSRVPATIQASERATISSRVAARVTKVNVHEGDAVQAGAVLARLADDDVRAQLRAAETGFDTASAQEKRMLFLKGEGAVTQVALDQARAQRAQAEAALGTAREALGYTELRAPFAGRIQAKHVNEGDLVTPGAPLLELEGAGLELVATLSADEVAHVARGQSLAFDVDGVRGQAEVTNIAPSADPVAHRVETRARVTQAPPNLRAGTFARLALPGSSGGSGVWVPRSALVQRGDLRGVFVAANGVAELRWLLLGDVSGGQVPVLAGLGSSEQIVDEPGALKDGQPIEVSHGS; translated from the coding sequence ATGCCCGCCACGCCGTTCAAGCGACCCTCCGTCTTCCTCGCGCTCGCGGGGCTCCTCGGCTCTGCCTGGGCCCTGAACCGACCTGCCGCGCGCGCCGCCGAGCCGCGCCCGATCGAGCGCACCCACGTGCGCCTCGTCGCCCCCCGGCTCGCAGCGGATGTGTCACGCGTCCCGGCCACGATCCAGGCGAGCGAGCGCGCGACGATCTCCAGCCGCGTCGCGGCGCGGGTGACCAAGGTCAACGTGCACGAAGGCGATGCGGTCCAGGCAGGTGCCGTGCTGGCTCGCCTCGCCGATGACGACGTCCGCGCCCAGCTCCGGGCTGCCGAGACCGGCTTCGACACCGCGTCCGCCCAGGAGAAGCGCATGCTCTTCCTCAAGGGCGAGGGCGCGGTGACGCAGGTCGCGCTCGACCAGGCCCGCGCCCAGCGCGCTCAAGCCGAGGCGGCGCTCGGGACCGCGCGCGAAGCGCTCGGCTACACCGAGCTGCGGGCACCCTTTGCGGGACGCATCCAGGCCAAGCATGTCAACGAGGGCGACCTGGTCACCCCGGGCGCGCCGCTCCTCGAGCTCGAGGGCGCTGGCCTGGAGCTGGTGGCCACCCTCTCCGCCGACGAGGTGGCGCACGTCGCCCGCGGGCAGTCGCTCGCCTTCGATGTGGACGGCGTCCGTGGCCAGGCCGAGGTCACCAACATCGCGCCGTCTGCGGATCCCGTCGCGCACCGCGTGGAGACCCGCGCGCGCGTGACCCAGGCCCCACCGAACCTCCGCGCAGGCACCTTCGCGCGCCTCGCCTTGCCGGGCTCCTCCGGCGGGAGCGGGGTGTGGGTGCCACGGTCGGCGCTGGTGCAGCGCGGCGACCTGCGCGGCGTCTTCGTGGCCGCCAACGGGGTGGCCGAGCTGCGCTGGCTGTTGCTCGGCGATGTGTCCGGCGGCCAGGTGCCTGTCCTCGCGGGCCTCGGCTCGAGCGAGCAGATCGTCGACGAACCGGGCGCGCTGAAGGACGGCCAGCCCATCGAGGTGAGCCATGGCAGCTAG
- a CDS encoding DUF2892 domain-containing protein, producing MESINEATWDRVARVVLGMVLLALIVVGPKSWWGLVGLVPLATGLFGFCPLYRLFGFSTCNLGGPRPSPGA from the coding sequence ATGGAGTCCATCAACGAAGCCACCTGGGACCGCGTCGCGCGTGTGGTGCTGGGCATGGTGCTGCTCGCCCTCATCGTCGTCGGCCCGAAGAGCTGGTGGGGCCTCGTGGGCCTGGTGCCTCTGGCGACAGGCCTGTTCGGCTTCTGCCCGCTCTACCGCCTCTTCGGCTTCAGCACCTGCAACCTGGGCGGGCCCAGGCCGTCGCCAGGCGCCTGA
- a CDS encoding OsmC family protein has translation MASTSELIVTLPGGRRVDAQLGGHVIHTDQPLDNGGQDTAPSPFELFLAAMGTCAGIFVQGFCASRGLATEGIQIVERPHYDAHGVLTDVELELKLPAGFPVKYREPLVRVIEQCSVKRAIQNHPSFTVKTTVAGGGASEAARPA, from the coding sequence ATGGCCAGCACTTCGGAGCTCATCGTGACCCTGCCAGGCGGGCGGCGGGTCGACGCCCAACTGGGCGGACACGTCATCCACACCGATCAGCCGCTCGACAACGGCGGCCAGGACACCGCGCCCTCGCCATTCGAGCTCTTCTTGGCGGCGATGGGCACCTGCGCGGGGATCTTCGTGCAGGGCTTCTGCGCCAGCCGCGGTCTGGCCACCGAGGGCATCCAAATCGTCGAGCGGCCCCACTACGACGCGCACGGCGTGCTCACCGACGTGGAGCTGGAGCTCAAGCTCCCTGCGGGCTTCCCCGTGAAGTACCGTGAGCCGCTGGTGCGGGTGATCGAGCAGTGCTCGGTGAAGCGGGCCATCCAGAACCACCCGAGCTTCACGGTGAAGACCACCGTCGCCGGCGGCGGGGCGTCCGAGGCGGCACGGCCCGCTTGA
- a CDS encoding sigma-70 family RNA polymerase sigma factor — protein sequence MAERDDELLEKARHGDGAALDALLARHERQIFRFGLRMCGSEEDAREVLQETLMAAFKNLPGFRGEADLSTWLYQLARSFCIKSRRKRVGEPATHEALEGDAMSALASEAPSPDAQAHARELGDVLQAAIRALPDDYREIVILKDVEGLSADEAAKVLDEDVAAVKSRLHRARMQLRHNLATLLGSAEAAGVEPCPELAEQLSRYVAHEIDQAACVALEKHLATCDRCAGACESLQRTVSLCRQIPGDAVPAPVRSAVRQALVSMMGQAGA from the coding sequence ATGGCCGAGCGCGACGATGAGCTCCTGGAGAAGGCCCGACACGGCGACGGCGCCGCGTTGGATGCGCTGCTCGCGCGCCACGAGCGGCAGATCTTCCGCTTCGGGCTGCGCATGTGCGGCTCCGAGGAGGACGCGCGCGAGGTGCTCCAGGAGACCCTGATGGCCGCGTTCAAGAACCTGCCTGGCTTTCGCGGAGAGGCGGATCTGTCGACGTGGCTGTACCAGCTGGCGCGGAGCTTCTGCATCAAGTCGCGGCGCAAGCGCGTGGGCGAGCCTGCCACGCACGAGGCGCTCGAGGGCGATGCCATGAGCGCGCTCGCCAGCGAGGCGCCATCGCCCGATGCGCAGGCACACGCCCGCGAGCTCGGCGACGTTCTCCAGGCCGCCATCCGCGCCCTGCCGGACGACTACCGCGAGATCGTGATCCTCAAGGACGTGGAAGGCCTCTCGGCCGACGAGGCCGCGAAGGTGCTCGACGAGGACGTGGCCGCGGTGAAGAGCCGCCTCCACCGCGCGCGCATGCAGCTCCGCCACAACCTCGCCACGCTTCTCGGTTCGGCCGAGGCGGCGGGCGTCGAGCCGTGTCCGGAGCTCGCGGAGCAGCTCTCGCGCTATGTGGCGCACGAGATCGATCAGGCGGCGTGCGTGGCGCTGGAGAAGCACCTCGCGACCTGCGATCGCTGTGCTGGCGCGTGCGAGTCCTTGCAGCGCACGGTCTCGCTGTGTCGACAGATTCCCGGCGACGCCGTCCCCGCGCCGGTGCGGAGCGCGGTGCGGCAGGCGCTCGTCTCGATGATGGGTCAAGCCGGAGCTTGA
- the trxA gene encoding thioredoxin codes for MQIFRCSSCGQLNRIAAAREGSPVCGACKKTLDLSGAPQEVDAASMRDAIARAPVPVLVDFWAPWCGPCRRAAPMLDALARERAGQVLVLKVNSDDHPDAAAPLGIQGIPTFVMFRGGREAARQVGLPPPDGFARWIDSQLESARVAASP; via the coding sequence ATGCAGATCTTCCGTTGCTCGAGTTGTGGCCAGCTCAACCGCATCGCCGCGGCGCGCGAAGGTTCGCCCGTGTGTGGCGCGTGCAAGAAGACGCTCGACCTTTCGGGCGCGCCGCAGGAGGTCGATGCCGCTTCGATGCGTGACGCCATCGCTCGCGCACCGGTGCCGGTGCTCGTCGATTTCTGGGCGCCGTGGTGTGGGCCGTGTCGGCGGGCTGCGCCCATGCTCGATGCGCTCGCGCGCGAGCGCGCCGGTCAGGTGCTGGTGCTCAAGGTGAACAGTGACGACCACCCGGACGCGGCCGCGCCGCTGGGCATCCAGGGCATTCCCACGTTCGTGATGTTCCGCGGCGGACGCGAGGCCGCGCGGCAGGTGGGCCTGCCACCGCCTGATGGATTTGCGCGGTGGATCGATTCACAACTCGAGTCGGCGCGCGTCGCCGCCAGCCCCTGA
- a CDS encoding DUF302 domain-containing protein, which translates to MSKHDVPYGYTRELPGATFEQAVQRTTDALKAEGFGVLTSIDVQETLKKKLNADFRKFVILGACNPVLAQRALAAELGVGLLLPCNVTVFEGDGGDVVVQVVKPAAMFQVVQKPELEPVAREADERLRRAIEKL; encoded by the coding sequence ATGTCCAAGCACGACGTGCCATACGGCTACACCCGCGAGCTCCCCGGCGCGACCTTCGAGCAGGCGGTGCAGCGCACCACCGACGCGCTCAAGGCGGAGGGCTTCGGTGTGCTCACCTCCATCGACGTCCAGGAGACGCTCAAGAAGAAGCTCAACGCCGACTTCCGCAAGTTCGTGATCCTCGGCGCCTGCAATCCAGTGCTGGCGCAGCGCGCGCTCGCCGCCGAGCTGGGCGTGGGTTTGCTGCTGCCGTGCAACGTGACCGTGTTCGAGGGCGACGGCGGCGACGTGGTGGTGCAGGTGGTGAAGCCCGCCGCCATGTTCCAGGTCGTCCAGAAGCCGGAGCTGGAGCCCGTGGCGCGCGAGGCCGACGAGCGGCTGCGGCGCGCGATCGAGAAGCTCTGA
- a CDS encoding universal stress protein — protein MPFIVKRILVATDFSEPSRRAADAAVDLARSLGAGLVLVHVTPLVDYVDYDGNLAHLHEGKTFQDAVRKAAQEAGAAELARLKAAGANATFVTLDGPPTETLCTYAEQNGVDLIVVGTHGRTGIQRLVMGSVAETVVRHARVPVLAFRGK, from the coding sequence ATGCCGTTCATCGTGAAGCGCATCCTTGTGGCGACGGACTTCAGCGAGCCTTCGCGCCGCGCCGCCGACGCCGCCGTCGACCTCGCCCGATCGCTCGGAGCAGGCCTGGTTCTCGTGCACGTGACGCCGCTCGTGGACTACGTGGACTACGACGGCAACCTCGCCCACCTCCACGAGGGCAAGACCTTCCAGGACGCGGTCCGCAAGGCAGCCCAGGAGGCGGGCGCGGCCGAGCTGGCGCGGCTCAAGGCCGCCGGCGCGAACGCCACCTTCGTGACCCTCGACGGCCCACCCACGGAGACCCTCTGCACCTACGCCGAGCAGAACGGCGTCGACCTCATCGTGGTCGGCACGCACGGGCGCACGGGCATCCAGCGCCTGGTGATGGGCTCGGTGGCGGAGACGGTGGTTCGCCACGCGCGCGTCCCCGTCCTCGCCTTCCGGGGCAAGTGA
- a CDS encoding tetratricopeptide repeat protein, producing MSTAHLRDVTDDTFSGEVLAESSSRPVVVDFWAPWCGPCRALGPVLERLAAESGGAWLLAKVNVDENPRIASQLGIQGIPAVKAFHRGEVIAEFVGAQPEPAVRGFLEKLGPNPADVALSQIALDQAPDQVRDALRSVLEKFPKHGPTLLALARLELQHGDAAAAVALLDRLDPEAEAKLARELAALRLQIRATQAGPGGDALGHAFTLGATGKHREALELLLGQVAQHRRNEEGERARKAMLELFDVVGPRSELANEFRDRLAAELYR from the coding sequence ATGAGCACTGCCCACCTTCGCGACGTCACCGACGACACCTTCAGCGGCGAGGTGCTGGCGGAGAGCTCGAGCCGCCCGGTGGTGGTCGACTTCTGGGCGCCCTGGTGCGGCCCTTGCCGCGCGCTCGGGCCCGTGCTGGAGCGGCTTGCCGCCGAGAGCGGCGGCGCGTGGCTGCTCGCCAAGGTGAACGTCGACGAGAACCCCAGGATCGCCTCGCAGCTCGGCATCCAGGGCATCCCGGCGGTGAAGGCCTTTCATCGCGGCGAGGTGATCGCGGAGTTCGTGGGCGCGCAGCCCGAGCCCGCAGTGCGCGGGTTCCTCGAGAAGCTGGGCCCGAACCCCGCGGATGTGGCGCTCAGCCAGATTGCACTCGACCAGGCCCCCGACCAGGTCCGGGACGCGCTCCGCTCCGTGCTGGAGAAGTTCCCCAAGCATGGCCCCACGCTGCTGGCGCTGGCCAGGCTCGAGCTTCAGCACGGCGACGCGGCGGCGGCGGTGGCGCTGCTCGACCGGCTCGATCCAGAAGCTGAAGCCAAGCTGGCCCGTGAGCTCGCCGCGCTGCGACTCCAGATCCGGGCGACGCAGGCCGGCCCAGGCGGCGACGCGCTCGGGCACGCGTTCACCCTCGGTGCGACCGGCAAGCACCGCGAGGCGCTGGAGCTCTTGTTGGGGCAGGTGGCGCAGCACCGCCGCAACGAGGAAGGCGAGCGCGCGCGCAAGGCGATGCTGGAGCTCTTCGACGTGGTGGGGCCGCGGTCCGAGCTGGCCAACGAGTTCCGCGATCGGCTCGCCGCCGAGCTGTACCGCTGA
- a CDS encoding putative sulfate exporter family transporter, which translates to MVAVSSPGREALGRWLVPLGALLCLLPGASGGLALVGGCALALLVGNPHAAVTRKLPHRMLALSVVGLGAGMDLRAVARAGLQGLGATAISIAAALALGLLLARLLGVQGKTGLLISIGTAICGGSAIAAAVPVVRAEEREASVALGTVFLLNAAALLLFPGIGHGLGLSESQFGLWAALAIHDTSSVVGAAMGYGPRALELATTVKLARALWIIPLTVGLAAWTARSGEARATGRATRPWFILGFLLAAALVTWVPALRPAGDVVASLARRLMVLTLFVIGVNLSPAALRSVGVRPLVQGLLLWLAVASLSAAAIAMHLIGPPA; encoded by the coding sequence ATGGTTGCGGTCTCTTCTCCAGGACGCGAAGCACTGGGCCGGTGGCTGGTGCCGCTCGGGGCCCTGCTCTGCTTGCTGCCGGGCGCCTCGGGTGGCTTGGCCCTCGTGGGCGGCTGCGCGCTGGCCCTGCTCGTCGGCAACCCCCACGCGGCCGTCACCCGCAAGCTGCCCCACCGCATGCTCGCCCTGAGCGTGGTGGGCCTGGGTGCAGGCATGGACCTCCGCGCGGTGGCGCGGGCCGGCCTTCAGGGCCTGGGCGCCACGGCGATCAGCATCGCCGCGGCCCTGGCCCTGGGGCTGCTCCTGGCGCGCCTGCTCGGCGTGCAGGGCAAGACCGGATTGCTCATCAGCATCGGCACCGCGATCTGCGGCGGAAGCGCCATCGCCGCGGCGGTGCCGGTGGTGCGGGCCGAGGAGCGCGAGGCGTCGGTGGCCCTGGGCACGGTCTTTCTGCTCAACGCCGCCGCGCTCCTGCTCTTTCCCGGCATTGGCCACGGGCTCGGGCTCTCGGAGTCGCAGTTCGGGCTCTGGGCCGCGCTGGCCATTCACGACACGAGCTCGGTGGTGGGCGCGGCCATGGGATATGGCCCGCGCGCCCTGGAGCTGGCGACCACGGTGAAGCTCGCCCGGGCACTTTGGATCATCCCCCTCACGGTGGGCCTGGCGGCGTGGACCGCGCGCTCGGGCGAGGCCCGCGCGACCGGACGCGCCACGCGCCCCTGGTTCATCCTCGGCTTCCTCCTGGCAGCGGCGCTGGTGACGTGGGTGCCCGCCCTTCGCCCCGCGGGAGACGTGGTGGCCTCGCTCGCGCGCCGGCTGATGGTGCTCACCCTCTTCGTCATCGGCGTGAACCTCTCGCCCGCCGCGCTCAGGTCGGTGGGCGTGCGGCCGCTCGTGCAGGGGCTGCTGCTCTGGTTGGCCGTGGCCTCGCTCTCCGCCGCAGCGATCGCCATGCACCTCATCGGGCCGCCGGCATAG
- a CDS encoding DNA-binding protein, with the protein MLRTWSIALLALLPLSAAAQMGPPGGGRGGRGPGAMYMQYFDPKTVTTLEGTITEVRKVPHRGMNMTGTHVTLKTAEGNFDVHLGPSWFIENQELQLKANETIRVTGSKVTIDKTPSVIATEVQRGDDVLKLREPDGTPLWSAWRRRGQ; encoded by the coding sequence ATGCTGCGTACCTGGTCCATTGCCCTTCTCGCCCTGCTCCCGCTCTCGGCGGCCGCACAGATGGGGCCCCCTGGTGGTGGTCGAGGCGGTCGCGGTCCCGGCGCCATGTACATGCAGTACTTCGACCCCAAGACGGTGACCACCCTCGAGGGCACGATCACCGAGGTCCGGAAGGTCCCCCACCGCGGGATGAACATGACCGGGACCCACGTGACGCTCAAGACCGCCGAAGGCAACTTCGACGTGCACCTCGGGCCGAGCTGGTTCATCGAGAACCAGGAGCTTCAACTCAAGGCCAACGAGACCATCCGGGTGACGGGCTCCAAGGTCACCATCGACAAGACGCCCTCAGTCATCGCCACGGAGGTGCAGCGCGGCGACGACGTGCTCAAGCTCCGCGAGCCCGATGGGACGCCGCTCTGGTCCGCCTGGCGCCGCCGTGGGCAGTAG
- a CDS encoding rhodanese-like domain-containing protein encodes MNENWIFYAVVVGIFVAFTVFKRLGQIGGERAHALVQSGAKLVDVRTPSEFQAGHIPGAVNVPLQELGSRAGSLGEKTRPVVLYCASGARSAMARSRLKGLGFTQVFNLGAMSRW; translated from the coding sequence ATGAACGAGAACTGGATCTTCTACGCGGTCGTGGTGGGCATCTTCGTGGCCTTCACGGTCTTCAAGCGCCTCGGCCAGATCGGCGGCGAGCGCGCGCATGCGCTCGTGCAGTCGGGCGCCAAGCTGGTGGACGTGCGGACGCCCAGCGAGTTCCAGGCCGGGCACATCCCCGGCGCGGTGAACGTGCCGCTGCAGGAGCTCGGCTCCCGCGCGGGTTCGCTCGGGGAGAAGACGCGCCCCGTCGTGCTCTACTGCGCCAGCGGCGCGCGCAGCGCCATGGCGCGCTCGAGGCTCAAGGGCCTGGGCTTCACCCAGGTCTTCAACCTCGGCGCGATGAGCCGCTGGTAG